In Vibrio diazotrophicus, the following proteins share a genomic window:
- a CDS encoding ABC transporter substrate-binding protein, protein MKPYISTLSLAIGCMLSAGNAIAKTELNIQRVFGACEAEYAKSVDVSAANGECGIMTTLLNKFDAENPDIDVRVTTVEWPGYDQLTAQMASRTPPDVVTMHNSVISDYQSRNLIVPIDDFLKMENVDKSIFTPTATDGVTREGQFYGLPIDTWTMLYHVNMKLMKQANLVDSEGKPIIPNSPEELLAQARQFKQATGKPYFIQILSNETASYTRLLYTYLFQQNSDFFANPEKISLQTPEAKNIVNLFKTIYEEDLTTKNMDYPATVSAFSNGQGGILLNGNWLLSAYDEQAAQADSPFYNAYEAVPYPFLYKGAKAHYVDGHSWVVPSKRRDDEKDAAIAKLFKFFAENDGQWARTGHLPSVSSVLKDEKFLSLPHRSNILSVTQTGRGLPAGVQRQWALQDIIGEELAAAIMGSKDVDEALADAESRINDVLSNL, encoded by the coding sequence ATGAAACCCTACATCTCTACATTGTCACTAGCCATTGGCTGTATGCTGTCTGCCGGCAATGCTATCGCAAAAACGGAATTAAACATTCAACGTGTTTTTGGTGCCTGCGAAGCAGAATACGCAAAATCGGTGGATGTCAGTGCGGCAAATGGCGAATGTGGAATCATGACCACTTTGCTTAACAAGTTCGATGCGGAAAACCCAGATATCGACGTACGAGTCACAACTGTTGAATGGCCGGGATATGATCAGCTAACCGCACAAATGGCTTCTCGTACTCCACCTGATGTCGTGACTATGCATAACTCTGTAATTTCTGACTATCAGTCGCGTAACTTAATTGTGCCTATTGACGACTTCTTGAAAATGGAGAATGTCGATAAATCAATATTTACGCCAACAGCGACGGATGGCGTAACCCGTGAAGGCCAGTTTTATGGTCTACCAATCGACACATGGACCATGCTGTACCACGTAAACATGAAGCTGATGAAACAAGCCAATCTGGTTGATAGTGAAGGGAAACCCATTATTCCTAACTCTCCTGAAGAGCTATTAGCTCAAGCAAGACAGTTTAAACAAGCAACAGGTAAACCTTATTTCATTCAGATCCTATCGAATGAAACGGCCTCTTATACGCGTCTTCTATACACTTACCTATTCCAACAAAACAGTGATTTCTTTGCTAACCCAGAAAAAATATCGCTACAAACACCTGAAGCAAAAAACATCGTAAATCTATTTAAAACGATCTACGAAGAAGACTTAACAACCAAAAATATGGACTACCCTGCAACCGTTTCTGCATTTAGTAATGGTCAAGGCGGTATATTGTTGAATGGTAACTGGTTGTTAAGTGCTTACGACGAACAAGCCGCGCAGGCAGACAGTCCTTTTTACAACGCTTATGAAGCCGTGCCTTACCCATTTTTATACAAAGGAGCAAAAGCTCACTACGTAGATGGTCACTCATGGGTTGTACCAAGCAAACGTCGTGATGACGAAAAAGACGCTGCGATAGCCAAACTGTTTAAATTCTTCGCTGAAAATGACGGTCAGTGGGCACGAACAGGACATCTACCAAGCGTATCGAGTGTGCTAAAAGATGAGAAATTCTTGTCACTACCTCACCGCTCAAACATTCTGTCCGTCACGCAAACAGGTCGTGGACTCCCAGCTGGCGTGCAACGTCAATGGGCGCTGCAAGACATTATTGGTGAAGAGTTAGCAGCAGCGATTATGGGTTCAAAAGACGTGGATGAAGCACTTGCTGATGCTGAAAGTCGCATCAATGACGTTTTAAGTAATTTGTAA
- a CDS encoding LacI family DNA-binding transcriptional regulator, whose protein sequence is MRKKKKVTMLDIATAVGVSQPTVSVILNGSDNVKVSEETREKVLSKARELNYKFKSNVLHTQSHRRIALLINSMNMHDPFINAITAAKVRAWELDTILTVFDYEDNDELKNSMLSLINNSGYDALIVASNTPAQIESTISSQLPMLFLNCTNPLYVQDVPSVLTSDFLGGYRAAEYLVNKGYKDIAMITGESWSDSSIQRLRGFRQALTNVDILVNDNWIKAGNWSVKQSYLETENLLSQANRPRAIFCASDLMAIGVYQALAHHNLRIPEDVAVIGYDNQLLASELTPSLTSVDLPYDEMGRIAVETLLSSTPPEVMMMKVEGDLIPRESA, encoded by the coding sequence ATGCGAAAGAAAAAAAAGGTCACCATGTTAGATATCGCCACCGCAGTGGGCGTATCACAACCGACGGTTTCCGTTATTTTGAACGGTTCAGACAACGTAAAAGTATCTGAAGAAACCCGAGAAAAAGTGCTCAGTAAAGCAAGAGAACTGAACTATAAGTTCAAATCCAATGTATTACACACTCAATCTCACCGTCGCATAGCACTACTAATCAACAGCATGAACATGCACGATCCGTTTATTAACGCGATCACTGCCGCTAAAGTTCGCGCTTGGGAACTGGATACCATTCTTACGGTGTTCGACTATGAAGACAATGATGAGCTCAAAAACAGCATGTTGTCCTTAATCAACAATAGCGGTTATGACGCTCTGATTGTTGCTTCAAACACACCAGCTCAAATTGAATCAACCATCAGTAGTCAGTTACCAATGCTGTTTCTAAACTGCACGAATCCCCTTTATGTTCAAGACGTTCCGAGTGTTTTGACTTCGGACTTTCTAGGTGGTTATCGCGCTGCCGAGTACCTCGTCAATAAAGGATACAAAGATATCGCCATGATTACCGGTGAAAGCTGGTCAGATTCATCGATCCAACGTTTGCGAGGTTTCCGTCAAGCGCTGACCAACGTTGATATCTTGGTAAATGACAACTGGATAAAAGCGGGTAACTGGTCAGTTAAACAAAGTTATCTAGAAACGGAAAACTTACTTTCACAAGCTAACCGACCTCGCGCCATATTTTGTGCCAGTGATTTAATGGCGATTGGTGTGTATCAGGCACTTGCACATCACAACCTTCGCATTCCTGAGGATGTCGCGGTTATTGGATACGATAACCAGCTCTTGGCGAGTGAACTCACCCCTTCTCTCACCTCTGTTGATTTGCCTTATGACGAAATGGGACGAATTGCGGTAGAGACACTGCTTTCATCAACACCACCAGAAGTCATGATGATGAAAGTTGAGGGTGATTTAATTCCCCGAGAGTCGGCATAA
- a CDS encoding glycoside hydrolase family 43 protein, which yields MIIKNPLVEQRADPFVYLHNDGYYYFTASVPEYNRLELRRAEHIHQLATTTEIVDVWHKPDTGAYSDLIWAPEIHYIDGTWAIYFAAAPNREIVNNAFQHRMYAITTQSDNPLTGEWSEPTQVDSGLSTFCLDATCYKHNDQWYYIWAQKDAVIPGNSCLYIATMDSPTTLSSAPVLLTKPEFDWEIRGFLVNEGPAILHRHGKIHLTYSASATDERYCMGVLSIDENADLMNASNWTKYPNPIFETAEEKNIFGPGHNSFTTSKDGSKDYMIYHARNYKGIEGDPLWDPNRHACVQPIEWSEDGLPIWGTPQKEIEWVE from the coding sequence ATGATTATTAAAAACCCACTGGTTGAGCAAAGAGCCGACCCGTTCGTCTATCTGCACAACGACGGTTATTACTACTTCACTGCTTCGGTGCCAGAATATAACCGGCTGGAGCTTCGTCGAGCTGAACACATTCATCAATTGGCTACAACGACGGAAATCGTTGACGTGTGGCATAAACCAGACACTGGCGCTTACTCTGATCTGATATGGGCACCTGAAATCCACTACATTGACGGTACATGGGCGATTTACTTTGCTGCCGCACCCAATCGTGAAATCGTCAACAATGCGTTTCAGCATCGTATGTATGCCATCACCACACAAAGTGACAATCCTTTAACAGGTGAATGGAGCGAACCAACTCAAGTAGATAGTGGTCTTTCCACTTTCTGTTTAGATGCAACTTGCTACAAACACAATGACCAGTGGTACTACATTTGGGCTCAAAAAGACGCCGTGATTCCGGGCAACTCTTGTCTGTATATCGCGACGATGGATTCACCGACCACACTTTCAAGTGCTCCAGTACTGCTGACTAAACCAGAATTTGATTGGGAAATTCGCGGTTTCTTAGTTAACGAAGGCCCAGCGATTTTGCACCGCCATGGAAAAATTCATCTCACTTATTCCGCAAGTGCAACCGATGAACGTTACTGCATGGGTGTGCTTTCGATTGATGAGAATGCGGATTTGATGAACGCCTCAAACTGGACTAAATATCCAAACCCAATATTTGAAACGGCAGAGGAAAAAAACATCTTTGGACCGGGTCATAACAGCTTCACCACCAGTAAAGACGGCAGCAAAGATTACATGATTTACCATGCTCGTAATTACAAAGGTATCGAAGGCGACCCGCTGTGGGACCCAAACCGTCACGCATGCGTGCAGCCAATTGAGTGGTCGGAAGATGGTTTGCCTATTTGGGGCACACCACAGAAAGAAATTGAATGGGTTGAATAA
- a CDS encoding aspartate-semialdehyde dehydrogenase: MSQQFNVAIFGATGAVGETMLEVLKERKFPVDELFLLASERSEGKTYRFNGKTIEVQNVENFDWSQAHIALFSAGGDLSAKWAPIAADAGVVVIDNTSQFRYDYDVPLVVPEVNPEAIAEFRNRNIIANPNCSTIQMLVALKPIYDAVGIERINVSTYQSVSGAGKAGIDELAGQTAKLLNGVPADNNAFSQQIAFNCIPQIDVFMDNGYTKEEMKMVWETQKIFNDPSIMVNPTCVRVPVFYGHAEAVHIETSSPIDASQVIELLKQTEGVRVFEGNDFPTQVRDAGGIDDVLVGRIRNDISHHSGINLWVVADNVRKGAATNAVQIAEVLVRDYF, encoded by the coding sequence ATGAGCCAGCAATTTAATGTAGCAATCTTCGGCGCAACAGGCGCAGTCGGTGAAACAATGTTAGAAGTTCTCAAGGAGCGTAAGTTTCCAGTTGATGAACTGTTCTTGTTGGCGAGTGAGCGTAGCGAAGGCAAAACTTACCGTTTTAACGGTAAAACGATTGAGGTTCAGAACGTAGAAAACTTCGATTGGTCCCAAGCACATATTGCGCTGTTCTCGGCAGGTGGTGACCTATCTGCAAAATGGGCACCGATTGCTGCGGATGCTGGTGTGGTGGTTATCGATAATACCTCACAATTCCGTTACGACTACGATGTGCCGCTGGTTGTGCCTGAGGTTAACCCTGAAGCGATTGCTGAGTTCCGCAACCGCAATATCATTGCTAACCCGAACTGTTCAACCATTCAGATGCTGGTGGCATTAAAACCGATTTATGATGCTGTCGGTATCGAGCGCATCAACGTTTCTACTTATCAGTCGGTTTCGGGTGCAGGTAAAGCGGGTATTGATGAGCTTGCAGGTCAAACGGCAAAACTTCTTAATGGTGTACCAGCTGATAACAATGCATTCAGCCAACAAATCGCGTTTAACTGTATTCCGCAAATCGACGTATTTATGGATAACGGTTACACCAAAGAAGAGATGAAGATGGTGTGGGAAACCCAAAAAATCTTCAACGATCCTTCAATCATGGTTAACCCGACTTGTGTTCGTGTGCCTGTGTTCTACGGTCATGCAGAAGCTGTTCATATTGAAACCAGTTCACCGATTGATGCAAGCCAAGTGATTGAGCTTTTGAAACAAACTGAAGGTGTTCGTGTATTTGAAGGGAATGACTTCCCGACTCAAGTTCGTGACGCTGGTGGTATTGATGACGTGTTGGTCGGTCGTATCCGTAACGACATCAGTCACCACAGTGGTATCAACCTATGGGTTGTTGCTGATAACGTACGTAAAGGCGCAGCAACAAACGCAGTGCAAATTGCAGAAGTATTGGTTCGCGATTACTTCTAA